Proteins found in one Panicum hallii strain FIL2 chromosome 4, PHallii_v3.1, whole genome shotgun sequence genomic segment:
- the LOC112891135 gene encoding uncharacterized protein LOC112891135: MFVNKESEEQAQLHKLKRNPKEKEMSHPADGEAWQDFDRVYADFAKDARNLRLGLATDGFNPFSEKNTKYSMWPAFVVPYNLSPWACMDESNFMMSLLIPGPASPGKDFDVFLEPLIEDLLELWIGVRTYDAVSGKKFNLRAAVLWCIHDYPALSTLSGRTTKGYFACTHCDKHPLSYRLRSKIGYFGHFCFVSVGHRLRRNNEFVGLHESNDPPSKFSIEELMAELERVKHVRPGKQQGSTGKQEESRKRKHSNMDKDHVVIWSRMVSLWKIPYWKNLKLRHNLDVMHIEKNICENLIGTILNIPGKTKDTVKARLDLKDLGIRKELQFKEKGDSCEMPRARYTLSTQQKKAFCEFLREVKFPDGFASNISRCLSTEGTKLQGLKTHDCHILLQILLPAAMRGLLDKDIYEALAELGKIFRELCSKTLNKDVLAEMKKEIPIILVKLEKIFPPAFFDVMVHLAVHLPDEALLRGPVQYGWMYPIERRLYTLKRYVRNRAWPKGSIAEAYIADECLTFCSRYMDDVETRFNREPRNKGFSNEDAYSVDVFGHGVNFTSAIELVYDDTAIDQMVWYILNNCSQVEKYMRIFMDELEGAGTPDIERTLRQGFQTWFRNHILRLRNMNQEEVDDDLFSLACGPDLRVRKYSSCIVNGVRFNTLDRDKHRKTQNSGVMTRASILEVYGTRMIRLFWPLKQGRSSIYRTQSSVKTAAEIAKLIKAKGLEVHESDSEQEEDDDTILEYCSEAEGGVANEVDSDDE, from the exons ATGTTTGTGAACAAAGAATCAGAAGAACAAGCACAATTGCACAAGCTAAAGCGAAATCCTAAGGAAAAGGAAATGAGTCACCCAGCTGATGGTGAGGCATGGCAAGATTTTGATAGAGTATATGCTGATTTTGCAAAAGATGCAAGAAACCTTAGACTTGGCCTAGCTACCGATGGGTTTAACCCTTTTTCAGAAAAGAACACTAAATATAGCATGTGGCCTGCATTTGTTGTGCCATACAATCTTTCACCTTGGGCGTGCATGGATGAATCAAATTTCATGATGTCTTTGCTTATTCCTGGTCCCGCATCACCTGGAAAGGATTTTGATGTATTCTTAGAGCCTCTTATTGAAGATTTGCTTGAGCTTTGGATAGGTGTACGTACTTATGATGCTGTAAGTGGAAAAAAGTTTAACCTTCGTGCTGCAGTTTTATGGTGCATCCACGATTACCCAGCTTTGAGCACTCTTTCAGGGCGTACAACAAAAGGCTATTTCGCATGTACTCATTGTGACAAGCACCCTCTTTCTTACAGACTACGGAGCAAAATTGGTTATTTTGGACATTTTTGCTTTGTTTCGGTGGGACATCGTTTGCGTAGAAATAATGAATTTGTTGGCCTTCATGAAAGCAATGACCCCCCCAGTAAATTCTCTATAGAAGAGTTGATGGCTGAATTGGAGAGAGTTAAACATGTCAGGCCTGGAAAGCAACAAGGAAGTACTGGAAAGCAAGAAGAAAGTAGGAAAAGGAAGCATTCTAATATGGACAAGGATCATGTAGTAATTTGGAGTCGGATGGTTAGTTTATGGAAGATACCATATTGGAAGAATTTGAAATTGAGACATAATCTTGATGTCATGCATATCGAGAAAAACATATGTGAGAACTTGATTGGGACAATTCTTAATATACCTGGGAAGACAAAGGACACGGTTAAAGCTAGACTAGATCTGAAAGATTTGGGTATTAGGAAGGAGCTGCAATTTAAGGAGAAAGGAGATTCATGTGAGATGCCTCGTGCAAGATATACTTTGTCCACACAACAAAAGAAGGCCTTTTGTGAATTTTTGCGAGAGGTGAAGTTTCCAGATGGATTTGCCTCCAACATATCAAGATGTTTAAGTACTGAGGGAACCAAGTTACAAGGGCTCAAAACACATGATTGTCACATTCTTTTGCAAATATTATTACCAGCTGCCATGAGAGGGCTTTTGGACAAGGATATTTATGAAGCGTTAGCGGAGTTGGGGAAAATTTTCAGGGAATTGTGCAGCAAAACTCTTAACAAGGATGTGTTGGCTGAAATGAAGAAAGAAATCCCAATAATTTTGGTGAAGCTTGAGAAAATATTTCCCCCGGctttctttgatgtgatggtgCACTTAGCTGTACATCTACCTGATGAAGCATTGCTGCGAGGTCCTGTGCAATATGGTTGGATGTACCCAATTGAAAGGCGGTTGTATACTTTAAAGCGCTATGTAAGGAATAGGGCGTGGCCAAAAGGCTCAATTGCTGAGGCATATATTGCAGATGAGTGCTTGACGTTTTGCTCTAGGTACATGGATGATGTTGAAACAAGATTTAATCGGGAACCAAGAAATAAAGGTTTTTCTAATGAGGATGCCTATAGCGTTGATGTTTTTGGGCATGGAGTTAATTTCACCTCTGCAATTGAACTTGTATATGATGATACTGCCATTGATCAAATGGTGTGGTATATTCTAAACAATTGTAGTCAGGTTGAGAAATATATGAG AATATTTATGGATGAATTAGAGGGAGCAGGGACACCTGACATTGAAAGAACATTGCGGCAAGGATTTCAGACTTGGTTCAGGAACCAT ATCCTAAGGTTGCGGAATATGAATCAAGAAGAGGTTGACGATGATCTATTTTCATTGGCTTGTGGTCCTGATTTAAGAGTTAGAAAATACTCCTCATGCATAGTGAATGGTGTGAGGTTTAACACCCTTGACCGTGACAAGCATCGAAAGACACAAAATAGTGGAGTCATGACAAGAG CATCAATATTGGAAGTCTATGGTACAAGAATGATTCGTTTATTTTGGCCACTCAAGCAAGGCAGGTCTTCTATTTACCGGACACAAAGTTCGGTAAAAACTG CTGCTGAAATTGCAAAGTTAATAAAAGCAAAAGGCCTAGAAGTGCATGAGAGTGATAGTGAacaagaagaagatgatgacaCAATTTTGGAGTATTGCAGTGAAGCTGAAGGAGGAGTCGCAAATGaggttgatagtgatgatgaatAG